From the genome of Amycolatopsis sp. NBC_01488, one region includes:
- a CDS encoding winged helix-turn-helix transcriptional regulator: MTEATAQRIRPAGDPLRRALELVGDQWTLLILQSLFLRFRRYEELRLRLGISPTALSGRLRDMVDAGMLTREPYRDARRTRHEYRLTERGLELWPLLISIWAWEREWVDGRREVLPTLIHLDCELATSAPLGCGACGRRVDARDVRASRLDSTGVAAATASKRFRRKDAESLAGDPMMFFPDTMELLGDRWSTGLLVSALLGCRHFSEFERELGIGPSVLSARLSKLVEVGVLRTGTAATRTDARDYRMTAKGLAFFPALAFIAEWSRGFEVAGQEPDITLHHVECGNRLRPILLCDHCGRPLTRKSVQFGGVPSPQR; the protein is encoded by the coding sequence GTGACCGAAGCGACGGCACAGCGAATCCGGCCTGCGGGGGATCCGCTCCGCCGGGCGCTCGAGCTGGTCGGCGACCAGTGGACATTGCTCATCCTGCAGAGCCTGTTCCTGCGCTTCCGGCGGTACGAGGAGCTGCGCCTGCGGCTGGGGATTTCGCCGACGGCGCTGTCCGGGCGCCTGCGCGACATGGTGGACGCGGGCATGCTCACGCGCGAGCCGTACCGGGACGCGCGCCGCACGCGGCACGAGTACCGGCTCACCGAGCGCGGCCTGGAGCTGTGGCCGCTGCTGATCTCGATCTGGGCGTGGGAGCGCGAGTGGGTCGACGGCCGCCGCGAGGTGCTGCCGACGCTGATCCACCTCGACTGTGAGCTGGCTACATCAGCGCCCCTCGGCTGCGGCGCCTGCGGCCGCCGCGTCGACGCGCGTGACGTGCGAGCGTCGCGGCTGGACAGCACCGGCGTCGCCGCCGCGACGGCGTCCAAGCGGTTCCGCCGCAAGGACGCGGAGTCGCTGGCCGGCGACCCGATGATGTTCTTCCCCGACACGATGGAGCTGCTGGGCGACCGCTGGTCGACGGGCCTGCTGGTGTCGGCGCTGCTCGGCTGCCGGCACTTCTCGGAGTTCGAGCGCGAGCTGGGCATCGGGCCGAGCGTCCTGTCGGCCCGGCTGAGCAAGCTGGTCGAGGTCGGCGTGCTGCGCACCGGCACGGCGGCCACGCGCACGGACGCGCGCGACTACCGGATGACGGCGAAGGGGCTGGCGTTCTTCCCGGCGCTGGCGTTCATCGCGGAGTGGTCGCGCGGCTTCGAGGTCGCGGGCCAGGAGCCCGACATCACACTCCACCACGTCGAATGCGGCAACCGGCTGCGGCCGATCCTGCTGTGCGACCACTGCGGCCGCCCGCTGACGCGGAAGTCGGTCCAGTTCGGCGGAGTGCCGTCGCCCCAACGCTGA
- a CDS encoding DUF5302 domain-containing protein — translation MSEPNPSPSGEEDDVKRKFREALERKQAHARSGAAHENGGGKNQHAHGPAANKRTFRRKSG, via the coding sequence ATGAGTGAACCGAACCCGTCGCCCAGCGGCGAGGAGGACGACGTCAAGCGCAAGTTCCGGGAGGCGCTGGAGCGCAAGCAGGCCCACGCGCGCTCGGGTGCGGCCCACGAGAACGGCGGGGGCAAGAACCAGCACGCCCACGGGCCCGCGGCCAACAAGCGGACGTTCCGCCGCAAGAGCGGCTGA